From a region of the Gossypium raimondii isolate GPD5lz chromosome 10, ASM2569854v1, whole genome shotgun sequence genome:
- the LOC105778354 gene encoding alcohol acyltransferase 9, producing the protein MGSLVHVKEAVIVTPAESTPTGVLPLSPLDSQLFLRFTIEYLLVYKPHLPSDVLNPRATVTRLKSALAKALVPYYPFAGRVRAKPDGDGGLEVVCRGQGVLFIEAVSDYEVNEFERAPRFVTQWRNFLSVHVADVLKGAPPLVVQLTWLKDGNAVVGVGINHCLCDGIGSAEFLNSFAELASMSQTKFSEFKFKPKPVWDRHLLNPPPPFRPSRNNNNSPSHPEFDRVPDISGFVARFSNEKLVPTSFIFNKTNLDELKKVALSTSKLTESNYTSFEVLSAHIWRSWARALNLPSNQILKLLFSINVRERVKPSLPSGFYGNAFVLGCAHTTVKDLTGKALGHAAMLVKRAKERVDNEFVKSVVESVSRSRASPDSVGVLILSQWSRLGLEKINFGMGKPVHVGPVCCDRYCLLLPVFNRTDAVKAMVAVPSTAAARYEHLVRSFCS; encoded by the coding sequence ATGGGATCGTTAGTTCATGTCAAAGAAGCTGTTATTGTAACACCAGCGGAGTCAACTCCAACTGGAGTCCTTCCCCTCTCACCTCTCGACTCACAGCTTTTTCTACGTTTCACAATTGAATACCTTCTGGTTTATAAACCTCACCTCCCATCCGACGTTTTAAACCCACGCGCCACCGTGACTCGTCTCAAATCAGCTCTAGCAAAAGCCTTGGTCCCATATTACCCGTTCGCCGGTCGTGTTAGGGCCAAACCCGACGGCGATGGTGGACTCGAAGTTGTTTGTAGAGGACAAGGTGTTTTGTTCATCGAAGCTGTCTCCGATTATGAAGTTAACGAGTTCGAACGAGCTCCACGGTTCGTAACTCAGTGGAGGAACTTCTTGTCGGTCCACGTGGCGGATGTCTTAAAAGGGGCCCCACCACTTGTCGTCCAGCTGACCTGGCTTAAAGACGGTAATGCTGTTGTCGGTGTCGGCATTAATCATTGCCTTTGTGATGGTATCGGCAGTGCTGAGTTTCTGAACTCGTTTGCTGAGTTAGCTTCCATGAGTCAAACCAAGTTTTCTGAGTTCAAGTTTAAACCTAAACCTGTTTGGGACCGTCACCTTCTAAACCCTCCGCCACCGTTCAGGCcatcaagaaataataataactcgCCGAGTCACCCCGAGTTCGACCGAGTCCCAGACATTTCCGGGTTCGTGGCTCGTTTCTCCAACGAAAAACTCGTGCCcacttcattcattttcaataaaacaaacCTCGACGAGTTAAAAAAGGTAGCGCTTTCAACGAGTAAACTCACTGAGTCGAATTATACATCGTTCGAAGTTCTCTCAGCTCATATATGGCGGAGCTGGGCTCGAGCTTTAAACCTACCTTCAAACCAAATATTGAAACTGCTTTTCAGTATCAACGTTAGGGAACGAGTCAAACCGAGTTTACCCAGTGGGTTTTACGGCAACGCGTTCGTGTTAGGCTGTGCTCATACCACCGTCAAGGACTTGACGGGGAAAGCATTAGGGCACGCGGCAATGTTGGTGAAGAGAGCTAAAGAGCGAGTGGATAACGAGTTTGTTAAATCAGTGGTGGAATCGGTGAGCCGGAGTCGAGCCAGTCCGGACTCAGTTGGGGTTTTGATATTGTCACAATGGTCAAGGCTGGGATTAGAGAAGATTAACTTTGGGATGGGGAAACCGGTTCACGTAGGACCAGTTTGCTGCGACCGGTATTGTTTGCTATTGCCGGTTTTTAATCGGACGGACGCGGTGAAGGCTATGGTGGCGGTCCCCTCGACTGCAGCCGCCAGATATGAACATCTGGTCAGGAGTTTCTGCTCTTGA